From the Euphorbia lathyris chromosome 6, ddEupLath1.1, whole genome shotgun sequence genome, one window contains:
- the LOC136232035 gene encoding protein SRG1-like, with product MESSGAEISFGKSIIVPSVQELVNDSVVKIPPRYERFDQDSVGSSLLSVPVIDLQRLSAKDSMDSELQMLDSACKHWGFFQVVNHGVSNNLLEELKLEVEKFFKLPYEEKKKLWQQPDNHEGFGQLFVVSEDQKLDWSDMFYLTTLPYNLRMNHLFNNLPPNLRETLETYCTETKRVAMEMLCHMAEALKMDVKEMRELFNDGVQSMRMNYYPPCPEPDKAIGFAPHSDADALTILFQLDETQGLQIRKDGKWLPIRPLPNAFVVNIGDIMEIVSNGVYKSIEHRATVNSEKERLSIATFYSSKLDAVLGPANSLIGPHNPPIFTQVPLDKYFKEFFARKLNGKSFLDFMRVADAENM from the exons ATGGAATCATCAGGTGCGGAAATTAGCTTTGGAAAATCAATAATCGTACCTAGCGTTCAAGAGCTGGTGAATGATTCCGTCGTGAAGATCCCTCCTCGCTATGAAAGATTCGATCAAGATTCTGTTGGGTCTTCTCTTTTATCAGTTCCTGTAATTGATCTTCAGAGACTTTCTGCTAAAGATTCCATGGATTCTGAGTTGCAGATGTTGGATTCTGCTTGCAAACACTGGGGTTTCTTCCAG GTTGTGAATCATGGAGTAAGCAATAATTTACTAGAAGAATTGAAGTTGGAAGTAGAGAAATTCTTCAAACTTCCAtatgaagagaagaagaaactatGGCAGCAGCCAGATAACCACGAAGGTTTCGGTCAGCTATTTGTGGTATCTGAGGACCAAAAGCTTGACTGGTCTGACATGTTCTACCTCACCACTCTACCTTATAATCTCAGGATGAATCACCTCTTCAACAACCTTCCTCCCAACCTCAG AGAGACATTGGAAACTTACTGCACTGAAACCAAAAGGGTAGCCATGGAAATGTTATGTCACATGGCAGAAGCTTTGAAGATGGATGTTAAAGAAATGAGAGAGTTATTTAATGATGGTGTTCAATCAATGAGAATGAATTATTATCCACCATGTCCTGAACCGGATAAAGCTATTGGGTTTGCTCCACATTCTGATGCTGATGCTTTAACAATCCTGTTTCAGTTAGATGAAACTCAAGGACTTCAAATCCGAAAAGATGGGAAATGGCTTCCTATTAGACCACTACCAAATGCTTTTGTTGTCAACATTGGAGACATCATGGAG ATAGTGAGCAATGGTGTGTATAAGAGCATTGAGCACAGGGCAACAGTGAATTCAGAAAAAGAAAGACTATCGATAGCAACCTTCTATAGTTCAAAACTAGACGCTGTGTTGGGACCTGCAAACAGCCTTATTGGCCCTCATAACCCACCAATATTTACGCAAGTGCCATTGGACAAGTATTTCAAGGAATTTTTTGCTAGAAAATTGAATGGCAAGTCTTTTCTTGATTTCATGAGAGTAGCAGATGCAGAAAACATGTGA
- the LOC136232037 gene encoding uncharacterized protein, whose product MTVNVDVFSPFMEDGVLSNMHGGGVIIEEKRRSRRSEVQIAKEVGDPVEFTGGGGHSSVFSLGGRPGDSTLFLGMPRHNGGSKEDDIVGNGLAGDGTSSPVGVQKGLKSEIVACRKEETQVDGPFEALFGYGEFKTQEEMQSTKIFDAERGVEMLFSKGDGRKVISDKDDIIDVDEQDGCVRAPN is encoded by the exons ATGACAGTCAATGTCGATGTGTTTAGTCCGTTCATGGAAGATGGGGTTCTAAGCAATATGCATGGCGGAGGTGTTATcatagaagagaagagaagaagtcGTCGGAGTGAGGTGCAGATCGCGAAGGAGGTTGGTGATCCAGTGGAATTCACAGGAGGTGGAGGCCATAGCTCGGTATTCAGCCTCGGAGGAAGACCGGGAGACAGTACTCTGTTTCTTGGAATGCCAAGACACAACGGCGGATCCAAGGAAGACGATATAGTCGGTAATGGACTTGCGGGTGACGGAACAAGTAGCCCAGTCGGAGTCCAAAAAGGCCTGAAGAGTGAGATTGTTGCATGTAGGAAAGAAGAGACCCAAGTCGATGGTCCCTTTGAG GCTCTGTTTGGTTATGGAGAATTCAAAACCCAAGAAGAAATGCAAAGCACCAAGATCTTTGATGCTGAAAGAGGTGTCGAGATGCTGTTTAGCAAGGGAGATGGTCGGAAAGTCATCTCCGACAAGGATGACATCATCGACGTAGATGAGCAAGACGGTTGTGTGAGAGCCCCGAACTAG